The Castanea sativa cultivar Marrone di Chiusa Pesio chromosome 11, ASM4071231v1 genome contains a region encoding:
- the LOC142617478 gene encoding rust resistance kinase Lr10-like isoform X4: protein MAGGLAFTIGLTALIALALVHETLSANDHYCPPSSCGNIPNISFPFRLKSDPEICGDSRYQLSCENNRTVLHLFAGKYYVQKINYNNYTIRVADSGIHNDNYFPTPSYSLYGYNFSTESAYQLKVKTLKLYNSWTYGKSQEINPELSWSVVFMSCEKSVYSPYYLDTSTCIDNSSNYISHSKRYRYVKVGTTITTEVADSCLVEKIIRTSWPRNDDPNVSCNDVHNELVYGFEISWLRGKCESMCERKFAYCDLKDTDHVQCSGKLDALEVILNSFCPKRGNFLCEVAHLAVKVVLGSPFMVAFFIYKWRKRNLSMYDAIEEFLQSHNNLMPIRYSYSEIKKMSNGFTEKLGEGGYGSVFKGKLRSGHLVAIKMLDKSKSNGQDFISEVATIGRIHHTNVVQLIGFCVEGLKHALIYEFMPNGSLDKYIFSQESSIPLSIEKIYEISVGVGRGIEYLHQGCDMQILHFDIKPHNILLDENFIPKVSDFGLAKLYPPDDSIVSLTAARGTLGYMAPELFYKNIGGVSYKANVYSFGMLLLEMASKRKNFNKFVDHSSQIYFPTWVYDQVCEGNDIVMENATEGEKEKIKKMIIVALRCIQMKPSDRPSMNKVVEMLDGEIECSQMPSKPFLSSLGDVRDDLYPTCSSIQSSESSKSSQF, encoded by the exons ATGGCAGGAGGATTGGCGTTCACTATAGGACTCACAGCCCTTATTGCTCTTGCACTAGTCCATGAAACACTCAGTGCTAATGATCATTACTGTCCCCCTTCTTCCTGTGGCAATATCCCCAACATAAGCTTTCCTTTTCGATTGAAGAGCGATCCAGAAATCTGCGGCGACTCAAGGTATCAACTGTCATGTGAGAACAATCGAACGGTGTTACACTTGTTTGCTGGAAAATACTACgtacaaaaaatcaattacaataactacACAATCAGGGTTGCAGACTCTGGTATACACAATGACAATTACTTCCCCACCCCGAGTTATTCCTTATATGGCTATAATTTCAGTACTGAATCTGCATATCAGCTGAAGGTAAAAACGTTGAAGCTGTATAACAGTTGGACCTATGGGAAGAGTCAGGAGATTAATCCTGAACTATCATGGAGTGTGGTTTTCATGAGCTGTGAAAAATCAGTGTATTCTCCTTACTATTTGGACACTTCTACTTGCATTGACAACTCTTCTAATTATATATCTCACTCCAAGAGGTATAGATATGTTAAAGTTGGTACAACGATCACAACCGAAGTGGCGGACTCGTGCCTAGTAGAGAAGATAATTCGGACATCGTGGCCAAGAAATGATGACCCAAATGTATCCTGCAATGATGTCCACAATGAATTGGTATATGGTTTTGAGATTTCATGGCTCCGAGGTAAATGTGAAAGTATGTGCGAAAGAAAGTTCGCCTATTGCGACCTCAAGGACACGGACCATGTTCAATGCTCCGGCAAGCTCGATG CATTGGAGGTCATACTGAACAGCTTTTGCCCTAAACGTGGAAATTTTTTATGCGAAG TGGCACACCTTGCAGTAAAAGTTGTACTTGGGAGTCCATTTAtggttgcattttttatttataaatggcGTAAGCGGAATTTATCAATGTACGACGCAATTGAAGAGTTTTTGCAAAGCCACAATAACCTCATGCCCATAAGGTACTCTTACTCAGAAATTAAGAAGATGTCCAACGGTTTCACGGAGAAATTGGGAGAAGGAGGCTATGGCTctgtatttaaaggaaagcttcgAAGTGGTCATCTTGTAGCTATAAAGATGTTGGATAAGTCCAAATCCAATGGCCAAGATTTTATTAGTGAAGTTGCAACAATTGGAAGGATTCACCACACAAATGTTGTGCAACTCATTGGCTTTTGTGTTGAGGGACTAAAGCATGCtcttatatatgaatttatgcCTAATGGTTCTCTCGACAAATACATTTTTTCTCAAGAAAGCAGTATCCCTTTAagtattgagaaaatatatgaGATTTCTGTTGGAGTAGGTCGTGGGATTGAATATCTACATCAAGGATGTGACATGCAAATTCTACATTTTGATATCAAGCCTCATAATATTCTTCTTGATGAGAACTTCATCCCAAAAGTTTCTGATTTCGGGCTAGCAAAACTATATCCTCCAGATGATAGCATAGTTTCTTTGACTGCTGCAAGAGGAACACTAGGATATATGGCCCCAGAGTTGTTCTATAAGAACATTGGAGGCGTCTCTTATAAAGCTAATGTCTATAGTTTCGGCATGTTATTATTGGAAATGGCAAGCAAAAGAAAGaactttaataaatttgttgacCACTCAAGCCAAATTTACTTTCCAACTTGGGTCTATGACCAAGTTTGCGAAGGAAATGACATAGTAATGGAAAATGCAACAGAGGGggagaaggaaaaaattaagaagatGATCATAGTTGCATTACGGTGCATACAAATGAAGCCTAGCGATCGACCTTCAATGAATAAAGTTGTAGAAATGCTTGATGGAGAAATTGAATGCTCACAAATGCCTTCCAAGCCTTTCCTATCATCTCTAGGGGATGTAAGAGACGACTTATATCCAACTTGCtcatcaattcaatcaagtgaATCAAGTAAATCATCTCAATTTTAA
- the LOC142617478 gene encoding rust resistance kinase Lr10-like isoform X3, giving the protein MAGGLAFTIGLTALIALALVHETLSANDHYCPPSSCGNIPNISFPFRLKSDPEICGDSRYQLSCENNRTVLHLFAGKYYVQKINYNNYTIRVADSGIHNDNYFPTPSYSLYGYNFSTESAYQLKVKTLKLYNSWTYGKSQEINPELSWSVVFMSCEKSVYSPYYLDTSTCIDNSSNYISHSKRYRYVKVGTTITTEVADSCLVEKIIRTSWPRNDDPNVSCNDVHNELVYGFEISWLRGKCESMCERKFAYCDLKDTDHVQCSGKLDAALEVILNSFCPKRGNFLCEVAHLAVKVVLGSPFMVAFFIYKWRKRNLSMYDAIEEFLQSHNNLMPIRYSYSEIKKMSNGFTEKLGEGGYGSVFKGKLRSGHLVAIKMLDKSKSNGQDFISEVATIGRIHHTNVVQLIGFCVEGLKHALIYEFMPNGSLDKYIFSQESSIPLSIEKIYEISVGVGRGIEYLHQGCDMQILHFDIKPHNILLDENFIPKVSDFGLAKLYPPDDSIVSLTAARGTLGYMAPELFYKNIGGVSYKANVYSFGMLLLEMASKRKNFNKFVDHSSQIYFPTWVYDQVCEGNDIVMENATEGEKEKIKKMIIVALRCIQMKPSDRPSMNKVVEMLDGEIECSQMPSKPFLSSLGDVRDDLYPTCSSIQSSESSKSSQF; this is encoded by the exons ATGGCAGGAGGATTGGCGTTCACTATAGGACTCACAGCCCTTATTGCTCTTGCACTAGTCCATGAAACACTCAGTGCTAATGATCATTACTGTCCCCCTTCTTCCTGTGGCAATATCCCCAACATAAGCTTTCCTTTTCGATTGAAGAGCGATCCAGAAATCTGCGGCGACTCAAGGTATCAACTGTCATGTGAGAACAATCGAACGGTGTTACACTTGTTTGCTGGAAAATACTACgtacaaaaaatcaattacaataactacACAATCAGGGTTGCAGACTCTGGTATACACAATGACAATTACTTCCCCACCCCGAGTTATTCCTTATATGGCTATAATTTCAGTACTGAATCTGCATATCAGCTGAAGGTAAAAACGTTGAAGCTGTATAACAGTTGGACCTATGGGAAGAGTCAGGAGATTAATCCTGAACTATCATGGAGTGTGGTTTTCATGAGCTGTGAAAAATCAGTGTATTCTCCTTACTATTTGGACACTTCTACTTGCATTGACAACTCTTCTAATTATATATCTCACTCCAAGAGGTATAGATATGTTAAAGTTGGTACAACGATCACAACCGAAGTGGCGGACTCGTGCCTAGTAGAGAAGATAATTCGGACATCGTGGCCAAGAAATGATGACCCAAATGTATCCTGCAATGATGTCCACAATGAATTGGTATATGGTTTTGAGATTTCATGGCTCCGAGGTAAATGTGAAAGTATGTGCGAAAGAAAGTTCGCCTATTGCGACCTCAAGGACACGGACCATGTTCAATGCTCCGGCAAGCTCGATG CAGCATTGGAGGTCATACTGAACAGCTTTTGCCCTAAACGTGGAAATTTTTTATGCGAAG TGGCACACCTTGCAGTAAAAGTTGTACTTGGGAGTCCATTTAtggttgcattttttatttataaatggcGTAAGCGGAATTTATCAATGTACGACGCAATTGAAGAGTTTTTGCAAAGCCACAATAACCTCATGCCCATAAGGTACTCTTACTCAGAAATTAAGAAGATGTCCAACGGTTTCACGGAGAAATTGGGAGAAGGAGGCTATGGCTctgtatttaaaggaaagcttcgAAGTGGTCATCTTGTAGCTATAAAGATGTTGGATAAGTCCAAATCCAATGGCCAAGATTTTATTAGTGAAGTTGCAACAATTGGAAGGATTCACCACACAAATGTTGTGCAACTCATTGGCTTTTGTGTTGAGGGACTAAAGCATGCtcttatatatgaatttatgcCTAATGGTTCTCTCGACAAATACATTTTTTCTCAAGAAAGCAGTATCCCTTTAagtattgagaaaatatatgaGATTTCTGTTGGAGTAGGTCGTGGGATTGAATATCTACATCAAGGATGTGACATGCAAATTCTACATTTTGATATCAAGCCTCATAATATTCTTCTTGATGAGAACTTCATCCCAAAAGTTTCTGATTTCGGGCTAGCAAAACTATATCCTCCAGATGATAGCATAGTTTCTTTGACTGCTGCAAGAGGAACACTAGGATATATGGCCCCAGAGTTGTTCTATAAGAACATTGGAGGCGTCTCTTATAAAGCTAATGTCTATAGTTTCGGCATGTTATTATTGGAAATGGCAAGCAAAAGAAAGaactttaataaatttgttgacCACTCAAGCCAAATTTACTTTCCAACTTGGGTCTATGACCAAGTTTGCGAAGGAAATGACATAGTAATGGAAAATGCAACAGAGGGggagaaggaaaaaattaagaagatGATCATAGTTGCATTACGGTGCATACAAATGAAGCCTAGCGATCGACCTTCAATGAATAAAGTTGTAGAAATGCTTGATGGAGAAATTGAATGCTCACAAATGCCTTCCAAGCCTTTCCTATCATCTCTAGGGGATGTAAGAGACGACTTATATCCAACTTGCtcatcaattcaatcaagtgaATCAAGTAAATCATCTCAATTTTAA
- the LOC142617478 gene encoding LEAF RUST 10 DISEASE-RESISTANCE LOCUS RECEPTOR-LIKE PROTEIN KINASE-like 2.2 isoform X2, protein MAGGLAFTIGLTALIALALVHETLSANDHYCPPSSCGNIPNISFPFRLKSDPEICGDSRYQLSCENNRTVLHLFAGKYYVQKINYNNYTIRVADSGIHNDNYFPTPSYSLYGYNFSTESAYQLKVKTLKLYNSWTYGKSQEINPELSWSVVFMSCEKSVYSPYYLDTSTCIDNSSNYISHSKRYRYVKVGTTITTEVADSCLVEKIIRTSWPRNDDPNVSCNDVHNELVYGFEISWLRGKCESMCERKFAYCDLKDTDHVQCSGKLDALEVILNSFCPKRGNFLCEAVPLVFYGSYQILIFLIMAHLAVKVVLGSPFMVAFFIYKWRKRNLSMYDAIEEFLQSHNNLMPIRYSYSEIKKMSNGFTEKLGEGGYGSVFKGKLRSGHLVAIKMLDKSKSNGQDFISEVATIGRIHHTNVVQLIGFCVEGLKHALIYEFMPNGSLDKYIFSQESSIPLSIEKIYEISVGVGRGIEYLHQGCDMQILHFDIKPHNILLDENFIPKVSDFGLAKLYPPDDSIVSLTAARGTLGYMAPELFYKNIGGVSYKANVYSFGMLLLEMASKRKNFNKFVDHSSQIYFPTWVYDQVCEGNDIVMENATEGEKEKIKKMIIVALRCIQMKPSDRPSMNKVVEMLDGEIECSQMPSKPFLSSLGDVRDDLYPTCSSIQSSESSKSSQF, encoded by the exons ATGGCAGGAGGATTGGCGTTCACTATAGGACTCACAGCCCTTATTGCTCTTGCACTAGTCCATGAAACACTCAGTGCTAATGATCATTACTGTCCCCCTTCTTCCTGTGGCAATATCCCCAACATAAGCTTTCCTTTTCGATTGAAGAGCGATCCAGAAATCTGCGGCGACTCAAGGTATCAACTGTCATGTGAGAACAATCGAACGGTGTTACACTTGTTTGCTGGAAAATACTACgtacaaaaaatcaattacaataactacACAATCAGGGTTGCAGACTCTGGTATACACAATGACAATTACTTCCCCACCCCGAGTTATTCCTTATATGGCTATAATTTCAGTACTGAATCTGCATATCAGCTGAAGGTAAAAACGTTGAAGCTGTATAACAGTTGGACCTATGGGAAGAGTCAGGAGATTAATCCTGAACTATCATGGAGTGTGGTTTTCATGAGCTGTGAAAAATCAGTGTATTCTCCTTACTATTTGGACACTTCTACTTGCATTGACAACTCTTCTAATTATATATCTCACTCCAAGAGGTATAGATATGTTAAAGTTGGTACAACGATCACAACCGAAGTGGCGGACTCGTGCCTAGTAGAGAAGATAATTCGGACATCGTGGCCAAGAAATGATGACCCAAATGTATCCTGCAATGATGTCCACAATGAATTGGTATATGGTTTTGAGATTTCATGGCTCCGAGGTAAATGTGAAAGTATGTGCGAAAGAAAGTTCGCCTATTGCGACCTCAAGGACACGGACCATGTTCAATGCTCCGGCAAGCTCGATG CATTGGAGGTCATACTGAACAGCTTTTGCCCTAAACGTGGAAATTTTTTATGCGAAG ctGTTCCTCTCGTTTTTTATGGTTCTTATCAGATATTGATCTTCCTCATCA TGGCACACCTTGCAGTAAAAGTTGTACTTGGGAGTCCATTTAtggttgcattttttatttataaatggcGTAAGCGGAATTTATCAATGTACGACGCAATTGAAGAGTTTTTGCAAAGCCACAATAACCTCATGCCCATAAGGTACTCTTACTCAGAAATTAAGAAGATGTCCAACGGTTTCACGGAGAAATTGGGAGAAGGAGGCTATGGCTctgtatttaaaggaaagcttcgAAGTGGTCATCTTGTAGCTATAAAGATGTTGGATAAGTCCAAATCCAATGGCCAAGATTTTATTAGTGAAGTTGCAACAATTGGAAGGATTCACCACACAAATGTTGTGCAACTCATTGGCTTTTGTGTTGAGGGACTAAAGCATGCtcttatatatgaatttatgcCTAATGGTTCTCTCGACAAATACATTTTTTCTCAAGAAAGCAGTATCCCTTTAagtattgagaaaatatatgaGATTTCTGTTGGAGTAGGTCGTGGGATTGAATATCTACATCAAGGATGTGACATGCAAATTCTACATTTTGATATCAAGCCTCATAATATTCTTCTTGATGAGAACTTCATCCCAAAAGTTTCTGATTTCGGGCTAGCAAAACTATATCCTCCAGATGATAGCATAGTTTCTTTGACTGCTGCAAGAGGAACACTAGGATATATGGCCCCAGAGTTGTTCTATAAGAACATTGGAGGCGTCTCTTATAAAGCTAATGTCTATAGTTTCGGCATGTTATTATTGGAAATGGCAAGCAAAAGAAAGaactttaataaatttgttgacCACTCAAGCCAAATTTACTTTCCAACTTGGGTCTATGACCAAGTTTGCGAAGGAAATGACATAGTAATGGAAAATGCAACAGAGGGggagaaggaaaaaattaagaagatGATCATAGTTGCATTACGGTGCATACAAATGAAGCCTAGCGATCGACCTTCAATGAATAAAGTTGTAGAAATGCTTGATGGAGAAATTGAATGCTCACAAATGCCTTCCAAGCCTTTCCTATCATCTCTAGGGGATGTAAGAGACGACTTATATCCAACTTGCtcatcaattcaatcaagtgaATCAAGTAAATCATCTCAATTTTAA
- the LOC142617478 gene encoding LEAF RUST 10 DISEASE-RESISTANCE LOCUS RECEPTOR-LIKE PROTEIN KINASE-like 2.4 isoform X1, translated as MAGGLAFTIGLTALIALALVHETLSANDHYCPPSSCGNIPNISFPFRLKSDPEICGDSRYQLSCENNRTVLHLFAGKYYVQKINYNNYTIRVADSGIHNDNYFPTPSYSLYGYNFSTESAYQLKVKTLKLYNSWTYGKSQEINPELSWSVVFMSCEKSVYSPYYLDTSTCIDNSSNYISHSKRYRYVKVGTTITTEVADSCLVEKIIRTSWPRNDDPNVSCNDVHNELVYGFEISWLRGKCESMCERKFAYCDLKDTDHVQCSGKLDAALEVILNSFCPKRGNFLCEAVPLVFYGSYQILIFLIMAHLAVKVVLGSPFMVAFFIYKWRKRNLSMYDAIEEFLQSHNNLMPIRYSYSEIKKMSNGFTEKLGEGGYGSVFKGKLRSGHLVAIKMLDKSKSNGQDFISEVATIGRIHHTNVVQLIGFCVEGLKHALIYEFMPNGSLDKYIFSQESSIPLSIEKIYEISVGVGRGIEYLHQGCDMQILHFDIKPHNILLDENFIPKVSDFGLAKLYPPDDSIVSLTAARGTLGYMAPELFYKNIGGVSYKANVYSFGMLLLEMASKRKNFNKFVDHSSQIYFPTWVYDQVCEGNDIVMENATEGEKEKIKKMIIVALRCIQMKPSDRPSMNKVVEMLDGEIECSQMPSKPFLSSLGDVRDDLYPTCSSIQSSESSKSSQF; from the exons ATGGCAGGAGGATTGGCGTTCACTATAGGACTCACAGCCCTTATTGCTCTTGCACTAGTCCATGAAACACTCAGTGCTAATGATCATTACTGTCCCCCTTCTTCCTGTGGCAATATCCCCAACATAAGCTTTCCTTTTCGATTGAAGAGCGATCCAGAAATCTGCGGCGACTCAAGGTATCAACTGTCATGTGAGAACAATCGAACGGTGTTACACTTGTTTGCTGGAAAATACTACgtacaaaaaatcaattacaataactacACAATCAGGGTTGCAGACTCTGGTATACACAATGACAATTACTTCCCCACCCCGAGTTATTCCTTATATGGCTATAATTTCAGTACTGAATCTGCATATCAGCTGAAGGTAAAAACGTTGAAGCTGTATAACAGTTGGACCTATGGGAAGAGTCAGGAGATTAATCCTGAACTATCATGGAGTGTGGTTTTCATGAGCTGTGAAAAATCAGTGTATTCTCCTTACTATTTGGACACTTCTACTTGCATTGACAACTCTTCTAATTATATATCTCACTCCAAGAGGTATAGATATGTTAAAGTTGGTACAACGATCACAACCGAAGTGGCGGACTCGTGCCTAGTAGAGAAGATAATTCGGACATCGTGGCCAAGAAATGATGACCCAAATGTATCCTGCAATGATGTCCACAATGAATTGGTATATGGTTTTGAGATTTCATGGCTCCGAGGTAAATGTGAAAGTATGTGCGAAAGAAAGTTCGCCTATTGCGACCTCAAGGACACGGACCATGTTCAATGCTCCGGCAAGCTCGATG CAGCATTGGAGGTCATACTGAACAGCTTTTGCCCTAAACGTGGAAATTTTTTATGCGAAG ctGTTCCTCTCGTTTTTTATGGTTCTTATCAGATATTGATCTTCCTCATCA TGGCACACCTTGCAGTAAAAGTTGTACTTGGGAGTCCATTTAtggttgcattttttatttataaatggcGTAAGCGGAATTTATCAATGTACGACGCAATTGAAGAGTTTTTGCAAAGCCACAATAACCTCATGCCCATAAGGTACTCTTACTCAGAAATTAAGAAGATGTCCAACGGTTTCACGGAGAAATTGGGAGAAGGAGGCTATGGCTctgtatttaaaggaaagcttcgAAGTGGTCATCTTGTAGCTATAAAGATGTTGGATAAGTCCAAATCCAATGGCCAAGATTTTATTAGTGAAGTTGCAACAATTGGAAGGATTCACCACACAAATGTTGTGCAACTCATTGGCTTTTGTGTTGAGGGACTAAAGCATGCtcttatatatgaatttatgcCTAATGGTTCTCTCGACAAATACATTTTTTCTCAAGAAAGCAGTATCCCTTTAagtattgagaaaatatatgaGATTTCTGTTGGAGTAGGTCGTGGGATTGAATATCTACATCAAGGATGTGACATGCAAATTCTACATTTTGATATCAAGCCTCATAATATTCTTCTTGATGAGAACTTCATCCCAAAAGTTTCTGATTTCGGGCTAGCAAAACTATATCCTCCAGATGATAGCATAGTTTCTTTGACTGCTGCAAGAGGAACACTAGGATATATGGCCCCAGAGTTGTTCTATAAGAACATTGGAGGCGTCTCTTATAAAGCTAATGTCTATAGTTTCGGCATGTTATTATTGGAAATGGCAAGCAAAAGAAAGaactttaataaatttgttgacCACTCAAGCCAAATTTACTTTCCAACTTGGGTCTATGACCAAGTTTGCGAAGGAAATGACATAGTAATGGAAAATGCAACAGAGGGggagaaggaaaaaattaagaagatGATCATAGTTGCATTACGGTGCATACAAATGAAGCCTAGCGATCGACCTTCAATGAATAAAGTTGTAGAAATGCTTGATGGAGAAATTGAATGCTCACAAATGCCTTCCAAGCCTTTCCTATCATCTCTAGGGGATGTAAGAGACGACTTATATCCAACTTGCtcatcaattcaatcaagtgaATCAAGTAAATCATCTCAATTTTAA